The following proteins are encoded in a genomic region of Desulfuribacillus stibiiarsenatis:
- the hisC gene encoding histidinol-phosphate transaminase: MVSKNLSRFVRNCLHDLKPYVPGKPIEEVKRELGLTEVIKLASNENPIGASEASKEATRKLLDNSHIYPDGNCYELKQALAQKLNISTEELIVGNGSDEIIKLLAEAFLNQGDEVIAPTPSFSEYWFAATVMNATVKGIPLKSDFTYDADAMIGAVTPKTKMMFLCSPNNPTGTYLAKTELEKILTSIPNDIVVVIDEAYFEYADAQDYPDGVQYIQDYPVVVLRTFSKIYGLAAYRVGYGVAHKDLIHYINRVREPFNVNSFAQVAAVAALADEKHVQQSKKVVEDGKALLYKAFEELGLTYIPSQANFVFVDTKKDSKQVFTKLLHRGVIIRTGDIFGQPTYIRVTFGTQKENETFIKEFREVLAEL, encoded by the coding sequence ATGGTGTCAAAGAATTTATCGAGATTTGTAAGAAACTGTTTACATGATTTAAAGCCTTATGTACCAGGGAAACCAATTGAAGAAGTAAAACGTGAATTGGGTTTAACGGAAGTAATTAAATTAGCATCCAATGAAAATCCAATTGGTGCATCGGAAGCTTCTAAGGAAGCGACAAGAAAGCTCCTCGATAATAGCCATATTTATCCTGATGGTAATTGTTATGAATTAAAGCAAGCGTTAGCTCAGAAACTAAACATATCCACAGAAGAACTAATTGTTGGAAATGGATCTGATGAAATCATTAAATTACTAGCAGAAGCATTCCTAAATCAAGGGGATGAAGTGATAGCACCGACACCTTCATTTTCTGAGTATTGGTTTGCGGCAACGGTAATGAACGCAACAGTAAAAGGAATTCCTTTAAAATCGGATTTCACCTATGACGCTGATGCTATGATTGGGGCCGTTACTCCAAAAACAAAGATGATGTTCTTATGTAGTCCTAATAATCCGACAGGAACGTATTTAGCGAAAACAGAACTAGAGAAAATCCTAACAAGTATACCGAATGATATAGTAGTCGTCATCGATGAAGCGTATTTTGAGTACGCTGATGCGCAAGATTATCCTGACGGCGTTCAATATATTCAGGATTATCCAGTAGTTGTGCTACGCACGTTTTCCAAAATATATGGTCTAGCAGCGTACCGCGTAGGGTATGGAGTTGCTCATAAGGACCTAATTCATTATATTAACCGTGTAAGAGAACCTTTTAACGTCAACAGTTTTGCCCAAGTAGCTGCTGTTGCTGCTTTAGCAGATGAGAAGCATGTCCAACAAAGTAAGAAAGTTGTAGAAGATGGCAAAGCATTACTATATAAGGCATTTGAAGAATTGGGATTAACATACATTCCATCTCAAGCGAACTTCGTGTTTGTCGATACGAAGAAGGATTCTAAGCAAGTCTTTACTAAGCTATTACACCGCGGCGTAATTATCCGCACAGGTGATATATTTGGGCAACCAACGTATATTCGTGTAACATTTGGTACACAAAAAGAAAACGAAACATTCATTAAAGAATTCCGTGAAGTTCTCGCTGAGTTATAA